In the genome of Pirellulales bacterium, the window GCGGGATCGGTGGAGGCGAGCACCGCGCCGCTGATCGCCACGCGGCCGATGCCGGTTGCAAGCACGTCGGAGACATTCTTCAAGCCGATTCCGCCGATGGCGAATGCCGGCAAACAGACCTCGGCCGCCACATCGCGCAACAGCTCCAATCCGGTGAAATGCTCGAAGCACTTCGTGTCTGAAGGAAACGTCGGGCCGACGCCGATGTAGTTCGCCCCGTCGAGCACGGCCCGCCGCGCCTGCTCGAGCGAATGGGTCGACACGCCGACGAGCAGCCGCGGCCCGACAATCGAGCGGGCTTCCTTGACGCTCAATTCGTCTTGCCCGACGTGAACGCCGTGGGCCCGAGCAAGCACGGCGATGTCCGGCCGGTCGTTGATGATCGACAGGACATTGCTTCCGGCGGTGATTTCACGAAGCCGCCGCGCTCGTTCGAGCAAATCCCGGTCGGCCAGCCGCTTGTCACGAAGCTGGAGGATATCTACGCCCGCGGCAACGAGTGATTCGGCCAACATGCCGAACTCTCCAAGCGAACCGCGGCCATCGATCACGACGTAAAGCCGCGCGTCTGCCAGCCGGCGCACGCTTTCGGCAGTCATATTGACGGCTCGTTCGAGCGTGTAGGTCTCGTATCTCAGCGACTCGAACTGGCCGGCAATCCCCGGGTCGATGAGCTTGGCGTATTCCTCGAGGCTCCGCAGCGCTTGTTCGAGTCGCTGAAAGCTGGCGGCTACGACGTGAGCCAGATCGGAACGATTCGTTTCGCTCGCCGTGCCGACGTCGGCGCCGACATCGGCGAGCGTGTCGCGGGCCGCATGGCGCTCGGTGGCCGGAATGCGGCCGATCGCGGCCGCCAGCGCGTGCCGCAATTGCTTGGCCACGACGGTCAAATTCCGATCGTCGAGGACGAAGCGAACGTAATCTTCGATGACCCGCAGTCCTTCACCGGCCCGATTTGCCGCCGCGTCGAGAATCCGCAGCAAGCTGGTCTCGCTATCCATATTCGACACTCGTCATTTCCCTTTAATCAGGCTGGTCGCGATGGCTCGGAAAACCGGGCGGACGAGATCGTAGTCGCGGTCCTCAGCCTGCCAGATGAGCAAGTAGGTCTTCGCTCCTCGGTTGAAGGCACGGATCTCGGCCGTGTTCGTCAGGTCGAGGCAGTAGAAGTTCAGGTCGTAACCGGTTAGTTCTTGCCCGGCGATCGAGTCTTCGACCGCCTCGGCGTCGAGTTCGTCGTACTCCTCGCGCATCGCATCGACGACGATGTCCATCAATTCCACAGGATCGCCGCGTTCGTGGATCGTCAGCGACCAGAACGCGCCGCCGGGGCTGTAGACGGTCACCTCCTCCCCGTCGGCCTCGTTGGCCGCTTCCAGAGTCCAATTCTCGGGATACTGGAAATGAACACCGAGTCGATCGAAGACTGCTGGCATTGCTGTCTGCCCTGGATGGCGAGAACTCCTCGCCACTCATCGTACCCGACGGGACCAGCATCCGTA includes:
- a CDS encoding thiamine phosphate synthase gives rise to the protein MDSETSLLRILDAAANRAGEGLRVIEDYVRFVLDDRNLTVVAKQLRHALAAAIGRIPATERHAARDTLADVGADVGTASETNRSDLAHVVAASFQRLEQALRSLEEYAKLIDPGIAGQFESLRYETYTLERAVNMTAESVRRLADARLYVVIDGRGSLGEFGMLAESLVAAGVDILQLRDKRLADRDLLERARRLREITAGSNVLSIINDRPDIAVLARAHGVHVGQDELSVKEARSIVGPRLLVGVSTHSLEQARRAVLDGANYIGVGPTFPSDTKCFEHFTGLELLRDVAAEVCLPAFAIGGIGLKNVSDVLATGIGRVAISGAVLASTDPANAARQLRELLHRPES